From Candidatus Woesearchaeota archaeon, a single genomic window includes:
- a CDS encoding 50S ribosome-binding GTPase: MANIFKKFAEKFFAKFFSKKKDVKLGLYGPPNGGKTTLANRICEDWLGESMGSVSSMAHETREVQIKEEIVIKGKNGRELTFNLIDTPGIATKIDYEDFIKEGMKEKEAKARAKEATKGVISSIKWLDDMDAVVVVLDATKDPYSQVNITIVGNLEARKIPVLVIANKIDLKKADIKKIQAAFPQYMVLGVSAKEGKNMDKFYEALFEVTK; encoded by the coding sequence GAAAAATTCTTTGCTAAGTTTTTTAGTAAAAAAAAGGACGTTAAACTAGGTCTTTATGGTCCACCAAATGGTGGTAAGACAACACTTGCTAATCGTATTTGTGAAGATTGGTTAGGTGAATCTATGGGTAGTGTTAGCAGCATGGCACACGAAACTCGAGAAGTACAAATTAAAGAAGAAATTGTTATTAAAGGTAAGAATGGTCGAGAACTTACGTTTAATCTTATCGACACGCCTGGTATTGCAACAAAAATAGATTATGAGGATTTTATTAAAGAAGGAATGAAAGAAAAAGAAGCGAAGGCTCGAGCAAAAGAAGCAACCAAAGGTGTTATTAGTTCTATTAAATGGCTTGATGACATGGATGCGGTCGTTGTTGTGCTTGATGCAACTAAAGATCCTTATTCGCAAGTTAATATTACTATTGTTGGCAATCTTGAAGCAAGAAAGATTCCTGTTTTGGTTATTGCTAATAAAATTGATTTAAAGAAAGCAGATATTAAGAAAATTCAAGCAGCTTTTCCTCAATACATGGTTTTAGGTGTTAGTGCAAAAGAAGGAAAGAATATGGATAAATTCTACGAAGCCTTATTTGAGGTGACAAAGTAA
- a CDS encoding DUF2073 domain-containing protein, whose amino-acid sequence MLTLQFIPYTEIEHLTSEKRIAKLLRLVKTDKIILLEGRLRSEEETELIRRTMEEISAKFTGIELSVIYPESKNVAFFAKIKQSIVNMVLGNRRGMTIIGPANVVKEIKQDPDKIQLFTKDVRRAR is encoded by the coding sequence ATGTTAACGCTACAATTTATTCCGTATACTGAAATTGAACATTTAACGTCTGAGAAGCGTATTGCAAAACTTTTACGACTTGTAAAAACAGATAAAATTATTTTGCTTGAAGGTCGTTTGCGAAGCGAAGAAGAAACGGAGCTTATTCGTCGAACGATGGAAGAAATTAGTGCAAAATTTACTGGTATTGAACTCTCTGTTATTTATCCAGAATCAAAGAATGTTGCTTTTTTTGCTAAAATTAAACAATCCATTGTGAATATGGTTTTGGGTAATCGCCGAGGCATGACTATTATTGGACCTGCAAATGTTGTTAAAGAAATAAAACAAGATCCGGATAAAATTCAACTTTTCACAAAAGATGTACGGAGGGCTAGGTAA
- a CDS encoding Zn-ribbon domain-containing protein, which translates to MPHQCVSCGAFYEDGAKDILRGCSSCGGKLFFYVKKERIAELKTEEPQLFDLSIEDKKQIEEDVYDILGEEIDRDKPIILDIESIKILKPGKYELDLVNLFKSKQPLIYKLEDGKYMIDIIESFKKMGKGK; encoded by the coding sequence ATGCCGCATCAATGTGTTTCTTGTGGAGCGTTCTATGAAGATGGCGCTAAAGATATTCTTCGTGGTTGTTCTAGTTGCGGTGGTAAATTATTTTTCTATGTGAAAAAAGAACGCATAGCAGAACTTAAAACTGAAGAGCCGCAGTTATTTGATTTAAGTATCGAGGATAAAAAGCAGATTGAAGAAGATGTGTATGATATTTTAGGTGAAGAAATTGATAGGGACAAACCTATTATTCTTGACATTGAAAGTATTAAGATTTTGAAGCCTGGTAAATATGAACTTGATCTTGTCAATCTTTTTAAATCAAAGCAACCATTAATCTATAAACTCGAAGATGGTAAGTATATGATTGATATTATAGAAAGCTTCAAAAAAATGGGTAAGGGCAAGTAA
- a CDS encoding TatD family hydrolase, whose protein sequence is MNLIDVHAHLDFPALVKKLKIILQHAENAGVKAIVANGVTPESNRKVLALAKEHDIVKPALGYYPWHVPEVSEVAFDEELDFIKKSNPLALGEIGLDKKWDNIEHYNVKGGKEALFKQQQVAFEKFITLAEKKNIPLIVHSRKAELDAIEMLQSSSAKKIIMHCFSGKKRLVKEVLDNGWSVSVPVIVTKLEQFQDMVKTASASQLLTETDAPYLGPEPGLTNEPANVAIAIKKIAELKGLTEQEMADQIYMNYQRLFL, encoded by the coding sequence ATGAATCTTATTGACGTGCACGCTCATCTTGATTTTCCTGCGCTTGTTAAGAAACTAAAAATTATTTTACAACATGCAGAAAACGCAGGGGTAAAAGCTATTGTTGCTAATGGGGTCACGCCAGAAAGTAATCGAAAAGTTCTTGCGCTTGCAAAAGAGCACGATATAGTCAAGCCAGCTTTAGGTTATTATCCTTGGCACGTGCCTGAAGTTTCAGAAGTTGCTTTTGATGAAGAACTTGATTTCATAAAAAAAAGTAATCCTCTTGCGCTTGGAGAAATTGGTTTGGATAAAAAATGGGATAATATCGAGCACTACAATGTGAAAGGCGGAAAAGAAGCATTATTCAAACAGCAACAAGTCGCGTTTGAAAAGTTTATTACTCTAGCAGAAAAGAAAAACATCCCTCTTATTGTTCATTCAAGAAAAGCTGAGCTTGATGCTATTGAAATGCTTCAGAGTTCCTCTGCTAAAAAAATTATTATGCATTGTTTTAGCGGAAAAAAAAGATTAGTTAAAGAAGTGCTTGATAATGGCTGGTCAGTTTCAGTTCCTGTTATTGTCACAAAACTTGAGCAATTTCAAGATATGGTGAAAACTGCTAGCGCTAGTCAACTCTTAACAGAAACTGATGCACCTTACTTAGGTCCTGAACCTGGTTTAACAAATGAACCTGCAAATGTTGCTATTGCGATAAAAAAAATTGCAGAACTTAAAGGTCTCACCGAGCAAGAAATGGCCGATCAGATATATATGAATTACCAACGATTATTCCTTTAA